TAAACCCTATTCAGGGCAGATGAGCTGCCCTGATTTCCTCCCCCCCTTTTTGCCCTTACTCCCCATCTCCCGATTCCCCCACTCCCCACTCCCTATTTTCAAGTGAATTTGATAGGCTAATTAAATCTATTTTGGGAAACGCAAGAGAGACAGTGGATATTCAAATTGGACGGGGAAAAACAGCCCGCAGAGCTTACGGAATCGATGAAATCGCCCTAGTACCCGGTCTTCGGACGCTCGATCCGACTTTGGCCAATACGACCCTAACCTTGGGTGGGATAGAACGGGAAATTCCCATTATTGCCAGTGCCATGGATGGGGTTGTGGATGTAAAAATGGCTGTAGCCTTATCTGAGTTAGGCGCAATGGGAGTCCTAAACTTAGAAGGCATCAATACTCGCTACGACGATCCAAACCCCATCTTAGACAAAATTGCCTCGGTGGGAAAAGACGAATTTGTATCCTTGATGCAACAACTGTATGCCCAACCCATCGATCCAGAACTGATTACCAAACGGGTCAAAGAAATTAAGGATCAAGGGGGTATCGCGGCAGTGAGTGCTACTCCAGTGGGAGCAATTAAATACGGTCAGGTGGCAGCCGAAGCAGGGGCAGACCTGTTCTTTGTCCAAGCAACCGTCGTCTCCACCGATCACCTCTCCCCGGAGTCCGTCGCACCTTTAGACTTGGCACAATTCTGCGAACAGATGCCCATTCCAGTCATGTTAGGCAACTGTGTGACCTATGAGGTGACCTTGAAGTTAATGAGAGCGGGGTCTGCTGGTGTTTTAGTGGGCATTGGGCCAGGAGCTGCCTGTACGTCGCGGGGAGTTTTAGGGGTGGGCGTTCCCCAATCGACGGCGATCGCCGATTGTGCAGCGGCACGGGATACCTATTACCAAGAAACGGGTAACTATATCCCCGTAATTGCCGATGGCGGCATCATCACCGGAGGCGATATTTGTAAATGTTTAGCCTGCGGTGCAGATGGAGTCATGATCGGCTCTCCCTTAGCCAGAGCCAAAGAAGCTCCCGGCCGAGGCTATCACTGGGGTATGGCTACCCCCAGCCCTGTATTGCCTAGAGGCACCAGGATTCGGGTTGGCTCTACCGGAACTCTAGAACAAATCCTGCGAGGTCCAGCTCAGTTAGATGACGGAACCCACAACCTACTGGGTGCAATGAAAACCAGCATGGGAACCCTAGGCGCTCAGACCATTCGTGAAATGCAGCAAGTCGAAGTTGTGATCGCCCCCTCCTTACTGACTGAAGGCAAAGTTTATCAGAAAGCCCAACAACTGGGGATGGGCAAATAGCTCCGGTTTTCCTCAACGAAAGAAATCTGAGAACGATTCCTACAATTTGTACAGAATTTGGGGAAAAGTCAAATCTGTTGTTTACAATGGGGTATAGCGGAGACGCATGATGTTTCCGTTCACTCCTCACACCACACTCCGCCTGAACAAACTGTTCAGGCGGTTTCTTATTTAAACGGATTGATCGATTACAGGCCTTTGATCATTACTCTAGGAGGAACGCTAAGAGCCGCTTTTAAGCTGCCGGTTATTCTGGCGCTAAATTGTGTTAATATTTCAGAAAGCTAGAGTGCGGTACACCTAGACACCTTTAAGAGTTTAGGTAGACAGCGTAAGGAATAGACCCCTAAACTGGAATATTCCTTAATCACCTCTGACGATGGGGTCGTCTATGTAGACTCGCCAGCGGCTTGCCGAAGGCTAGACTTAAATGTGGAAAGGCTAATCAAAGACCGTAAACTGGCTACATCTATTAGTGATGCATGTGGATTGAATACCCTAAAGAATAGGGACATTTACACTTTCCACTTCGCGGACATCAACAGGAGAACCCCCATTCTTAGTGGGTGGGAGAAATCTTGCCAGCTAATGGAAGTTTCTTAAATCAATAATTCCCTTGTTCTGTCTGCCAACAGGTAGAATTTAGACTGGGGAGTTCCAAGATAGAATTCCTGATGTGCAATGTAGGATAAGGATTACCCCTAATGACAGCAGCAGCACCCGTTACAGATACCAGTTTTGATAAGGAAGTGCTTCAAAGCCAAGTTCCAGTTTTAGTTGATTTTTGGGCCCCCTGGTGTGGCCCCTGCCGCATGGTTGCACCTGTGGTGGAAGAAGTAGCCGAACAGTTTGATGGGCAAGTTAAAGTGGTGAAAGTCAACACGGATGAGAATCCGAATACGGCGAGTAAGTATGGTATTCGCAGTATCCCCACTCTGATGATATTCAAAGATGGCCAGCGTGTCGATATGGTGGTTGGTGCGGTTCCTAAAACCACTTTGATTACAACGTTGGAAAAACATCTAGGAAAAAGTGGTGATTCAAATAGCAGTGAGAGTGCCCCTGAAGGTGAGCAAGGATAAGGACTAAGCCCAATACGTCATGGGTGAAATTCGGCAAATGGGCTTTTCTGAGGTGGTATATCTTGCCAAGTGAAAAGCCCCTATGCCGAGATGAATATGTTCTCAGCTCTAAATGCATCTATAGGGTCACCACAAATAAGACCTAAAAGATACGACACAAAGTTTTGATTAGGTTTCTCAAATGAGAAGCCTAGTCTACTCATGCTTACTCCTGTTTACTCACAAACTGTAAATTCCGGATGACTTTATCCTCCTCAGATGCTCACGCTACACTCAAAGCGGATTTATTAGATCTTTTAGCTCAATTGCCACATTTAGAACATGGCAAATGGATAGAACAAGCTCTGATCAGTATCCTAACCGTTGCAGGAGAAGAGATTGACCGCTTAGACTGGAAGATTTTAACCGCTTCTCTACAGGATATGGAAAGAGCCTTTCAAATCTTCTCTACCTATCGCCACGTGCGTAAGATTAGTATTTTTGGCTCTGCTCGTTTACCTGCCCATGCCCCAGAATACCAGATTGCCCTAGAATTTGCCGGGAAAGTTGCCCAACAGGGCTTTATGGTGATGACTGGAGGTGGGGGCGGAATTATGCAAGCGGGGAATGAAGGCGCAGGGTTAGAGCACTCGTTTGGACTTAATATTCAGCTTCCTTTTGAACAGGGATCTAATCCTTTTGTAACTGAAGATAAACTGATTGAGTTTAAGTATTTCTTTACCCGTAAACTATTCTTCTTGCGAGAAACAGATGCGGTAGCCTTGTTTCCTGGAGGATTTGGGACACAAGATGAAGCGTTTGAATGTTTAACCCTCTGCCAAACCGGAAAAGCAGGGCCGATGCCTTTAGTATTATTGGATAAACCAGGAGGTCAGTATTGGTACGGATGGGAGAACTATCTGAGAGATCACCTCTTAAGCCAACGTTTGATTAATGGGGAAGATTTAAGTCTGTATACGATTACAGATAAGGTAGATGTGGCGTGTCAGGCGATCGCCCAATTTTATCGCATTTATCATTCAAGTCGCTATGTGCGCGAGCAATTCGTGATTCGCTTGAATACAGAACTCTCGGATACAGAGGTAGAACAGCTCAATCAAGAGTTTAGTGATATTTTAGTGAGCGGTCAAATCAAAAAAACCAAAGCCTTACCAGAAGAGCGTCTCAATGATGATCATCACCTTCCCCGATTGGTCTTACACTTTAATCAACGGGATCATGGACGGCTTTATCAAATGATTAACCGGATTAACCAAATGGGTCAACCCTCTGAGGAGGAGAATCATCCAGAACGGAAGTAATGAATAGGGAATAGGGAATGAGGACTTGCTTAAATTACTTATAGAACCCATTTAGGATCTTTTGAAGATGTCGCCAGCCTCTTGAGCATGAGTCTCACAAAACAAAGATTCACTTTAGCAGTAGCATTCTCTAAAGTTCTCTCAACGTTTTTAACGAGACTTTTACACTTTTCCATCCCAGC
The sequence above is drawn from the Roseofilum reptotaenium CS-1145 genome and encodes:
- the trxA gene encoding thioredoxin, giving the protein MTAAAPVTDTSFDKEVLQSQVPVLVDFWAPWCGPCRMVAPVVEEVAEQFDGQVKVVKVNTDENPNTASKYGIRSIPTLMIFKDGQRVDMVVGAVPKTTLITTLEKHLGKSGDSNSSESAPEGEQG
- a CDS encoding LOG family protein produces the protein MTLSSSDAHATLKADLLDLLAQLPHLEHGKWIEQALISILTVAGEEIDRLDWKILTASLQDMERAFQIFSTYRHVRKISIFGSARLPAHAPEYQIALEFAGKVAQQGFMVMTGGGGGIMQAGNEGAGLEHSFGLNIQLPFEQGSNPFVTEDKLIEFKYFFTRKLFFLRETDAVALFPGGFGTQDEAFECLTLCQTGKAGPMPLVLLDKPGGQYWYGWENYLRDHLLSQRLINGEDLSLYTITDKVDVACQAIAQFYRIYHSSRYVREQFVIRLNTELSDTEVEQLNQEFSDILVSGQIKKTKALPEERLNDDHHLPRLVLHFNQRDHGRLYQMINRINQMGQPSEEENHPERK
- a CDS encoding GuaB3 family IMP dehydrogenase-related protein — its product is MDIQIGRGKTARRAYGIDEIALVPGLRTLDPTLANTTLTLGGIEREIPIIASAMDGVVDVKMAVALSELGAMGVLNLEGINTRYDDPNPILDKIASVGKDEFVSLMQQLYAQPIDPELITKRVKEIKDQGGIAAVSATPVGAIKYGQVAAEAGADLFFVQATVVSTDHLSPESVAPLDLAQFCEQMPIPVMLGNCVTYEVTLKLMRAGSAGVLVGIGPGAACTSRGVLGVGVPQSTAIADCAAARDTYYQETGNYIPVIADGGIITGGDICKCLACGADGVMIGSPLARAKEAPGRGYHWGMATPSPVLPRGTRIRVGSTGTLEQILRGPAQLDDGTHNLLGAMKTSMGTLGAQTIREMQQVEVVIAPSLLTEGKVYQKAQQLGMGK